A stretch of Roseibium porphyridii DNA encodes these proteins:
- a CDS encoding enolase C-terminal domain-like protein — translation MTTEQYPKITSSRIRAVMAPLALPHKTASGTLEAAPLVLIDISRNDGITGSAYLFSYTPVALEPLALLTKNLINGLVGESSDPATVNALLDQRARLLGNQGLLAMAISGIDMALWDADAKRAEKPLCKLLGQGCKPVRVYDSLGQMPPEETAREVEASHERGFRAFKIKAGHPDPQVDAAVVRAIRNVAGNDVWIAADFNQAFDVDEAIQRMKILDDEGLAWIEEPVHATDYLGHAVVRSNIRTPVQTGENWWGIADMQKSVAAKASDFAMPDAMKIGGVTGWRRASQLAQDASLPVASHLFVEISSHLLNATPTAMILEWFDIAGTLVANTPTIRDGHALPSSEPGIGIIWDEYAISSISG, via the coding sequence ATGACAACCGAGCAGTACCCCAAGATAACCAGCAGCCGCATTCGTGCGGTCATGGCTCCCCTGGCACTCCCGCACAAGACGGCATCCGGCACACTGGAAGCTGCCCCCTTGGTCCTGATCGACATATCCAGGAATGACGGGATCACCGGATCGGCGTATCTGTTTTCCTATACGCCGGTCGCACTTGAACCGCTTGCCCTTTTGACCAAGAACCTGATCAATGGCCTTGTAGGCGAGAGTTCGGACCCAGCAACCGTGAATGCGCTGCTTGATCAACGCGCCCGGTTGCTCGGAAATCAGGGCCTGCTGGCAATGGCAATCAGCGGTATCGACATGGCGCTGTGGGACGCCGACGCCAAGCGGGCGGAGAAGCCCTTGTGCAAGTTGCTGGGCCAAGGATGCAAACCCGTCCGCGTTTATGACAGCCTTGGCCAGATGCCACCGGAGGAGACTGCCCGCGAAGTCGAAGCGTCTCATGAACGCGGGTTTCGCGCATTCAAGATCAAGGCCGGACACCCTGATCCACAAGTTGATGCTGCCGTTGTGCGCGCGATCCGAAACGTCGCCGGCAACGATGTCTGGATCGCGGCGGACTTCAATCAGGCGTTCGATGTCGACGAAGCCATCCAGCGCATGAAGATACTCGACGATGAAGGCCTTGCCTGGATCGAGGAACCGGTTCATGCCACCGACTATCTGGGGCATGCCGTTGTTCGCTCCAACATCCGCACACCCGTTCAAACAGGTGAAAACTGGTGGGGAATTGCCGATATGCAAAAGTCGGTTGCCGCGAAGGCTTCAGACTTTGCGATGCCGGATGCCATGAAAATCGGCGGCGTGACCGGTTGGCGCCGGGCAAGCCAACTTGCACAAGATGCATCGTTGCCGGTTGCAAGCCATCTGTTTGTCGAGATCTCGTCCCATCTTCTGAACGCGACGCCAACCGCCATGATCCTGGAATGGTTCGACATTGCCGGAACGCTTGTCGCGAACACGCCCACCATCCGAGACGGCCATGCGCTCCCGTCTTCGGAGCCGGGCATCGGCATTATTTGGGACGAGTACGCTATTTCGAGCATTTCAGGGTAG
- a CDS encoding tautomerase family protein, translating into MPMNKIHVPQELPSTICHSINRLLHDSLVETCAVNPDDFFCLVTRYPPQDVILHPSFLGLRDPDETIIIEIALLGGRTDDQKEALYRDVRQRLGDIGLKPDNSIIYLLENQPIDWSFSSAGSVKSVLQL; encoded by the coding sequence ATGCCGATGAATAAAATCCACGTCCCGCAGGAACTGCCGTCAACGATCTGCCACAGCATCAATCGGTTACTTCATGACAGTCTGGTGGAAACGTGTGCGGTGAACCCGGACGACTTTTTCTGCCTTGTGACGCGCTACCCGCCGCAAGACGTTATTCTTCATCCTTCATTTTTGGGCTTACGTGACCCGGACGAAACAATCATTATCGAGATCGCGCTGCTTGGCGGACGCACAGACGATCAGAAAGAAGCGCTTTACCGCGATGTCAGGCAGCGTCTCGGCGATATTGGTTTAAAGCCCGACAATTCCATTATCTATCTTCTGGAAAACCAGCCGATCGACTGGTCGTTCAGCAGCGCAGGATCCGTGAAGTCGGTCTTGCAGCTTTAA
- a CDS encoding LysR family transcriptional regulator produces the protein MATHLAPEIATFVRVIDLGSFASVADERGLTSSGISRTVSRLEASLGFKLLHRSTRRLTLTPEGEVFLRHARNILAMLEAARSDISKETEFARGHLKINSGSAFAHHKLAPILPTFNEVYPDITVEVSIDDRRVDPFAEHSDITIRVGALTDSDLVAVRLGTVSRVIAASPAYLKKHGQPTSAADLLSHNCLLLRGFPHQSVWPFRENGELIDIEVAGTFTSDSAEMLLQAAIAGLGIVRLGDFLGEEALKSGKLFPILRASHIENAQAITALMPPGRQSLPRVRAMLDFLKAKT, from the coding sequence ATGGCCACACATCTAGCACCCGAAATTGCAACATTCGTGCGCGTAATTGACCTGGGATCATTTGCTTCGGTCGCCGACGAACGGGGACTGACATCTTCCGGTATATCCCGCACTGTTTCGAGGCTTGAAGCATCACTGGGGTTCAAGCTGTTACACCGGTCAACCAGGCGCTTGACATTGACACCGGAAGGCGAAGTGTTTCTTCGACATGCACGCAACATTCTTGCAATGCTCGAAGCGGCAAGGTCGGACATTTCAAAGGAAACCGAATTCGCCCGCGGCCACCTGAAAATCAACAGCGGCTCAGCTTTCGCCCATCACAAGCTGGCACCGATCCTGCCCACATTTAACGAGGTTTATCCAGATATCACGGTCGAAGTCTCAATCGACGATCGACGTGTGGACCCCTTTGCTGAGCATTCCGACATCACGATCCGTGTTGGCGCCTTGACCGATAGCGATCTCGTTGCTGTCCGACTGGGAACCGTATCAAGGGTGATCGCGGCCAGCCCCGCCTATCTGAAAAAACACGGGCAACCGACTTCAGCGGCGGACTTGCTTTCGCACAATTGCCTGCTTTTAAGGGGCTTCCCTCACCAATCGGTGTGGCCGTTCCGGGAAAATGGCGAACTGATCGACATTGAAGTTGCCGGTACCTTCACCTCAGACAGTGCAGAAATGCTGCTGCAGGCGGCAATTGCGGGTCTCGGGATCGTGAGGTTGGGAGACTTTCTGGGAGAAGAAGCTCTCAAGTCCGGCAAATTGTTTCCAATTCTTCGCGCAAGTCACATCGAAAATGCACAAGCTATTACCGCTCTGATGCCACCGGGACGCCAGTCCCTTCCGCGCGTCCGGGCGATGCTAGATTTCCTGAAGGCGAAAACCTGA
- a CDS encoding Crp/Fnr family transcriptional regulator translates to MNASNEFNKEKLLGKSFVFEALDSHARKELAEFSYVKRYEAGQKIFAMGEPGMSMMAIAEGSVRVSMMTPGDRDITLNDLQTGEVFGEIAMLDGGGRSANVDALTNCALVVLERRSFLDVLSRNPTLSIRLIELLCQRVRRSDERMIEVAFLDTQVRLSKLLLRLTTTAPGSSDRPLQKLSQSQSELASMIGNTRESVNRCLGKWQKAGLISLRDGWLVIKDRDRLEALADEF, encoded by the coding sequence ATGAATGCATCTAACGAATTTAACAAGGAAAAGCTGCTCGGTAAAAGCTTTGTTTTTGAAGCGCTTGACAGCCATGCCAGAAAGGAACTGGCTGAGTTTTCTTATGTGAAGCGTTATGAGGCGGGGCAGAAAATATTCGCCATGGGCGAACCTGGCATGAGCATGATGGCGATCGCCGAAGGCTCCGTACGCGTTTCGATGATGACACCCGGCGACAGGGACATAACCTTGAATGACCTGCAGACCGGCGAGGTCTTTGGAGAGATTGCGATGCTGGACGGAGGCGGACGTTCGGCAAATGTCGATGCGCTCACAAATTGTGCGCTTGTGGTGCTTGAACGCCGGTCGTTCCTGGACGTCCTGAGCCGAAATCCAACACTCTCGATCCGTTTGATCGAACTTCTGTGTCAACGCGTGCGCCGGTCCGACGAGCGTATGATCGAGGTCGCGTTTTTGGATACGCAAGTGCGCCTCTCCAAGCTTCTGCTCAGGTTGACGACAACAGCTCCAGGGTCAAGCGACCGTCCGCTTCAAAAGCTTTCCCAATCCCAGTCGGAACTGGCAAGCATGATTGGCAACACGCGTGAAAGCGTCAATCGCTGCCTCGGCAAATGGCAAAAAGCCGGCCTGATTTCGCTGCGAGATGGCTGGCTGGTCATCAAGGATCGGGACAGGCTGGAGGCGCTTGCCGACGAATTCTAA
- a CDS encoding FecR family protein, with protein sequence MADPARVVYQCQGGVVLEAEAAAALGVIKSDPDQRPSEVEVDSDAVLIEVAPAGGPFQIRTPHAIAAVRGTVYVVDVTAEGTSVFVSEGEVAVFREAGGDEVTLTAGDGVDVRNGEPLVVRQWPERRVRALLNRFGR encoded by the coding sequence TTGGCTGACCCCGCCCGGGTTGTCTATCAGTGTCAGGGTGGTGTCGTACTGGAAGCAGAGGCAGCAGCAGCCCTCGGGGTGATCAAATCAGACCCTGATCAACGCCCTTCCGAGGTTGAGGTCGATTCCGATGCCGTTCTGATCGAGGTTGCCCCTGCAGGTGGTCCTTTTCAAATTCGCACACCACACGCGATCGCTGCGGTCAGAGGCACGGTCTATGTTGTCGATGTTACTGCAGAAGGTACATCCGTCTTTGTCAGCGAAGGCGAGGTCGCAGTTTTCCGCGAAGCCGGCGGTGACGAGGTGACGTTGACCGCTGGTGACGGTGTTGATGTTCGAAACGGCGAACCGCTTGTGGTTCGGCAATGGCCTGAACGGCGGGTACGTGCATTGCTCAATCGCTTTGGCCGATGA